In Cytobacillus oceanisediminis, the following proteins share a genomic window:
- the serS gene encoding serine--tRNA ligase: MLDIKFLRANFEEVKNKLQHRGEDLTDLEKFEDLDVKRRELIVQAEQLKSKRNEVSQQVAALKREKQDADHLIAEMREVGDDIKALDEELRTVEEELDQLLLSIPNIPHESVPVGETEDDNVEIRKWGEVREFDFEPKPHWDVATDLDLLDFERASKVTGSRFVFYKGLGARLERALFNFMLDLHTDEHGYKEVLPPYMVNRASMTGTGQLPKFEEDAFLIESEDYFLIPTAEVPVTNMHREEILSADELPINYAAFSACFRSEAGSAGRDTRGLIRQHQFNKVELVKFVKPEESYNELEKLTGHAEKVLQMLGLPYRVMSMCTGDLGFTAAKKYDIEVWIPSYNTYREISSCSNFEGFQARRANIRFRREAKGKPEHVHTLNGSGLAIGRTVAAILENYQQVDGSVIIPEVLRPYMGNREVIKP; encoded by the coding sequence ATGCTGGACATTAAGTTTTTAAGAGCCAATTTTGAAGAAGTGAAAAACAAGCTTCAGCATCGTGGCGAAGATTTAACGGATCTTGAAAAATTCGAAGATCTGGATGTAAAAAGACGTGAACTGATTGTACAGGCAGAACAGCTGAAGAGCAAAAGAAATGAAGTATCCCAGCAGGTGGCTGCCTTAAAGCGCGAAAAGCAGGATGCAGACCATTTAATCGCTGAAATGAGAGAAGTTGGCGATGATATTAAAGCATTGGATGAGGAGCTCCGCACGGTCGAGGAAGAATTGGACCAATTGCTGCTGAGCATCCCGAACATTCCGCATGAAAGCGTGCCTGTCGGCGAAACAGAAGACGATAATGTGGAAATCCGCAAATGGGGAGAAGTCCGTGAATTTGATTTCGAGCCAAAGCCGCACTGGGATGTAGCGACAGATCTTGATCTGCTTGATTTCGAACGCGCCAGTAAAGTAACAGGCAGCCGCTTTGTATTCTACAAAGGCCTTGGTGCCCGCCTTGAGCGTGCCTTATTCAACTTCATGCTTGATTTGCACACAGACGAGCATGGCTATAAGGAAGTTCTTCCTCCGTACATGGTCAACCGTGCAAGCATGACAGGTACAGGGCAGCTTCCGAAATTCGAGGAAGATGCCTTCCTAATTGAAAGCGAAGATTATTTCCTGATTCCAACCGCTGAGGTGCCTGTTACCAATATGCACAGGGAAGAGATTCTGAGTGCAGACGAGCTTCCGATTAACTATGCGGCATTCAGTGCATGCTTCCGTTCTGAAGCGGGTTCTGCCGGCCGTGACACTCGCGGGCTGATCCGCCAGCACCAGTTTAACAAAGTCGAGCTTGTGAAATTTGTTAAGCCAGAAGAGTCTTATAATGAACTTGAAAAGCTGACTGGCCATGCGGAAAAAGTCCTTCAGATGCTTGGCCTGCCATACCGTGTGATGAGCATGTGTACGGGCGACCTTGGATTCACAGCTGCGAAGAAATACGATATCGAAGTTTGGATCCCAAGCTATAATACGTACAGAGAAATTTCTTCTTGCAGTAACTTTGAAGGATTCCAGGCTAGACGAGCAAATATCCGCTTCCGCCGCGAGGCAAAAGGCAAGCCGGAGCATGTGCACACACTGAATGGATCTGGCCTTGCGATCGGCCGCACGGTGGCAGCTATTCTGGAAAATTACCAGCAGGTTGACGGAAGTGTCATCATTCCGGAAGTATTGCGTCCATATATGGGCAATCGCGAAGTAATTAAGCCTTAA
- the pdxS gene encoding pyridoxal 5'-phosphate synthase lyase subunit PdxS, with protein MKTGTDRVKRGMAEMQKGGVIMDVVNAEQAKIAEEAGAVAVMALERVPSDIRAAGGVARMADPRIVEEVMGAVSIPVMAKARIGHIVEARLLEAMGADYIDESEVLTPADEEYHLNKRDYTVPFVCGCRDLGEAARRIGEGASMLRTKGEPGTGNIVEAVRHIRKVNAQVRKVVGMNEDELMTEAKLLGAPYELLLEIKSLGRLPVVNFAAGGVATPADAALMMELGADGVFVGSGIFKSENPAKFARAIVEATTHYQDYKLIAELSKELGTPMKGIEISSLAPEARMQERGW; from the coding sequence ATGAAGACAGGTACAGATCGTGTTAAACGGGGAATGGCAGAAATGCAAAAAGGCGGCGTTATTATGGACGTTGTTAACGCCGAGCAGGCAAAAATCGCAGAAGAAGCTGGTGCAGTAGCAGTTATGGCACTTGAGCGCGTTCCTTCTGATATCCGTGCAGCTGGCGGTGTGGCACGCATGGCAGATCCGCGTATTGTGGAAGAAGTAATGGGTGCAGTTTCAATCCCGGTAATGGCAAAAGCTCGTATCGGCCATATTGTAGAAGCTCGTTTGCTTGAAGCGATGGGTGCCGATTACATAGATGAGAGTGAAGTTTTAACTCCTGCTGATGAAGAATACCATCTAAATAAAAGAGACTACACAGTGCCGTTCGTCTGCGGATGCCGTGATTTAGGCGAAGCAGCACGCCGTATTGGCGAAGGTGCTTCCATGCTTCGAACAAAGGGTGAGCCTGGAACAGGTAACATCGTTGAAGCTGTCCGCCATATCCGCAAGGTGAATGCACAGGTGCGCAAGGTTGTCGGCATGAACGAAGATGAATTAATGACGGAAGCTAAGCTTCTGGGAGCGCCATATGAGCTTCTTTTGGAGATCAAGAGCCTTGGACGCCTTCCAGTGGTAAACTTCGCAGCAGGCGGCGTTGCAACACCTGCAGATGCAGCTCTAATGATGGAGCTAGGTGCTGACGGAGTGTTTGTAGGATCAGGTATCTTCAAATCTGAAAACCCTGCGAAATTTGCACGTGCCATTGTGGAAGCAACTACACATTACCAGGACTACAAATTAATTGCTGAACTTTCAAAAGAACTTGGCACACCGATGAAGGGAATTGAAATTTCTTCATTGGCTCCTGAAGCTCGTATGCAGGAGCGCGGCTGGTAA
- the tadA gene encoding tRNA adenosine(34) deaminase TadA, translating to MQASFTEDELYMREAIKEAKLAEGLEEVPIGAVIVLDGKIIARAHNLREVNQTAIAHAELLAIDQACKKLGTWRLENAILYVTLEPCPMCSGSIILSRIKKVVYGAKDPKGGCAGTLMNLLQDERFNHQSEVVPGVLEEECGEMLSSFFRDLRKRKKEEKKRRQLLQMEQDTGIDNG from the coding sequence ATGCAAGCATCATTCACTGAAGATGAACTGTATATGCGGGAGGCCATTAAAGAAGCAAAGCTGGCGGAAGGTCTGGAAGAAGTTCCGATTGGCGCAGTCATTGTCCTGGATGGGAAAATCATTGCCCGGGCACATAATCTGAGAGAAGTGAATCAGACTGCGATTGCGCATGCGGAATTGCTTGCCATTGATCAGGCATGCAAAAAACTAGGAACCTGGCGGCTGGAGAATGCCATTCTATATGTTACCTTAGAGCCTTGTCCGATGTGTTCGGGATCCATTATCCTATCGCGCATCAAAAAGGTGGTGTATGGGGCTAAGGATCCAAAGGGCGGCTGTGCCGGAACGCTTATGAACCTATTGCAGGATGAGCGGTTCAATCATCAGAGTGAAGTTGTGCCAGGGGTGCTGGAAGAAGAATGCGGCGAGATGCTTTCGAGCTTTTTCCGGGACTTGCGAAAGCGCAAGAAAGAAGAGAAAAAAAGAAGGCAATTGCTGCAGATGGAACAGGATACAGGAATTGACAATGGTTAG
- the guaB gene encoding IMP dehydrogenase, with the protein MWETKFAKEGLTFDDVLLVPSKSEVLPRDVSLKVNLTEKIALNIPVISAGMDTVTEAEMAIAMARQGGLGIIHKNMSIEQQADQVDKVKRSESGVITDPFFLTPEQQVFDAEHLMGKYRISGVPIVNNTEEQKLVGILTNRDLRFIQDYSIKISDVMTKENLVTAPVGTTLDEAEKILQQHKIEKLPLVDDEGVLKGLITIKDIEKVIEFPNSAKDERGRLLAGAAVGVTGDTMKRVEMLVKSHVDVIVVDTAHGHSKGVLDTVREIRNTYPDLAIIAGNVATAEATKDLIEAGADIVKVGIGPGSICTTRVVAGVGVPQITAVYDCATEARKHGKSIIADGGIKYSGDIVKALAAGGHAVMLGSLLAGVSESPGETEIFQGRRFKVYRGMGSVAAMEKGSKDRYFQEDNKKFVPEGIEGRIAYKGPLADTIYQLVGGIRSGMGYCGTKDLHELRENAQFIKMTGAGLRESHPHDVQITKEAPNYSL; encoded by the coding sequence ATGTGGGAAACTAAGTTTGCAAAAGAAGGTTTAACTTTTGATGATGTTTTACTGGTTCCATCTAAATCAGAGGTGCTTCCTCGAGATGTCAGCCTCAAAGTAAATTTGACTGAAAAGATTGCACTCAACATTCCAGTAATCAGTGCCGGAATGGATACGGTAACTGAAGCTGAAATGGCGATCGCTATGGCGCGCCAGGGCGGTTTGGGAATTATCCATAAAAACATGTCCATTGAACAGCAGGCTGATCAGGTGGATAAAGTAAAGCGTTCAGAAAGCGGCGTTATTACTGACCCATTCTTCTTAACTCCAGAACAGCAGGTATTTGACGCAGAGCATTTAATGGGCAAGTACCGGATTTCCGGTGTGCCAATCGTCAATAATACTGAGGAACAGAAGCTTGTTGGCATTTTGACTAACCGTGACCTCCGATTCATTCAGGACTATTCGATAAAAATTTCCGATGTGATGACAAAAGAAAATCTTGTAACAGCTCCAGTTGGAACTACATTGGATGAAGCTGAAAAAATTCTGCAGCAGCATAAAATTGAAAAATTGCCGCTAGTGGATGATGAAGGTGTTTTAAAAGGTTTAATTACCATTAAAGATATTGAAAAAGTAATTGAGTTTCCTAACTCGGCAAAAGATGAGCGCGGACGCCTGCTGGCAGGTGCAGCGGTCGGCGTAACCGGCGACACGATGAAGCGTGTTGAAATGCTTGTTAAATCACATGTGGACGTCATCGTTGTGGATACAGCACACGGGCATTCAAAAGGCGTGCTTGATACCGTACGCGAAATCAGGAACACTTATCCGGATCTCGCCATTATTGCCGGAAACGTTGCAACAGCCGAAGCGACAAAGGATTTGATTGAAGCGGGTGCTGATATCGTAAAAGTGGGAATCGGACCTGGCTCCATTTGTACAACACGCGTTGTCGCAGGCGTAGGTGTACCGCAGATCACAGCTGTATATGATTGTGCAACTGAAGCACGCAAGCATGGCAAATCAATCATTGCTGATGGTGGAATTAAATATTCAGGCGATATCGTGAAAGCATTGGCAGCAGGCGGACATGCCGTTATGCTTGGAAGCCTTCTAGCCGGTGTTTCTGAAAGCCCTGGCGAAACGGAAATTTTCCAGGGGCGCCGCTTCAAGGTATACAGAGGAATGGGTTCTGTTGCAGCCATGGAAAAAGGTTCTAAAGACCGTTACTTCCAGGAAGATAATAAAAAGTTTGTTCCAGAGGGAATCGAAGGGCGCATTGCTTATAAAGGGCCTTTAGCTGATACCATTTATCAGCTTGTCGGCGGTATCCGTTCAGGAATGGGCTATTGCGGAACAAAAGACCTTCACGAGCTTCGTGAAAATGCTCAATTCATCAAAATGACTGGCGCGGGACTAAGAGAAAGCCATCCGCATGATGTGCAGATCACAAAAGAGGCGCCAAACTACTCACTATAA
- a CDS encoding D-alanyl-D-alanine carboxypeptidase family protein — protein sequence MILGLLPGINKAHAEDILNINADAAILVDAETGKILYQKNADKVLGIASMTKMMTEYLLLEAVEEGKVKWEQEYAVSEYVWKVSQDRNLSNVPLRRDGKYNIRELYEAMAIYSANGATIAIAETIAGSETNFVKMMNEKAAELGLKEYKFVNSSGLNNRDLKGSPPAGGPEDENVMSARDTAMLAKELINRFPEVLETASTPRKTFREGTDDEIKMENWNWMLPELVYGYEGADGLKTGTTDFAGYCFTGTAMRDGNRYISVVMNAKGANGQATYKSRFDETKKMFDFGFSNFTKEEIVPANYQVKGQKTVPVIKGKEDKVKISSKEAIEMVVRNGEKENFKPVLVLDKKKLNENGELTAPIKKGEKIGYLTIESKEDGKLEFLSDKGKGNIQVDVVAAESVEKANWFVLTMRSIGGFFGDVWGSVSSTVKGWF from the coding sequence ATGATATTAGGTCTTTTACCTGGTATAAATAAAGCTCATGCAGAAGATATCTTAAATATCAATGCAGATGCTGCTATTTTAGTAGATGCAGAGACCGGAAAAATTTTATATCAAAAAAATGCGGATAAAGTACTGGGCATTGCCAGTATGACTAAAATGATGACAGAATACCTGCTTCTTGAAGCAGTTGAAGAAGGTAAAGTGAAGTGGGAACAGGAATATGCAGTAAGTGAATATGTTTGGAAAGTTTCACAGGATCGCAATCTATCAAATGTCCCATTAAGAAGAGACGGCAAATACAATATCCGTGAATTGTATGAAGCAATGGCTATCTACTCTGCAAATGGTGCAACGATCGCGATTGCAGAAACAATTGCCGGTTCAGAAACTAACTTTGTTAAAATGATGAACGAGAAAGCTGCAGAGCTTGGATTAAAAGAATATAAGTTTGTGAATTCCAGCGGTTTAAACAACCGTGACTTAAAGGGATCTCCTCCTGCAGGCGGCCCTGAAGATGAAAACGTGATGTCAGCAAGAGATACAGCCATGCTGGCCAAAGAATTGATTAACCGATTCCCTGAAGTATTGGAAACAGCAAGTACCCCTAGAAAGACGTTCAGAGAGGGTACAGATGATGAAATTAAAATGGAAAACTGGAACTGGATGCTTCCGGAGCTAGTATATGGCTATGAAGGTGCTGATGGCCTTAAAACGGGTACTACTGACTTTGCCGGGTACTGCTTCACAGGTACTGCCATGAGAGACGGCAACCGCTACATCAGTGTTGTCATGAACGCGAAAGGTGCGAATGGCCAGGCTACTTATAAATCCAGATTCGATGAAACTAAGAAAATGTTCGACTTTGGTTTCAGCAACTTCACAAAAGAAGAAATCGTTCCTGCCAATTATCAGGTGAAAGGCCAGAAAACAGTGCCTGTTATAAAAGGGAAAGAAGACAAAGTCAAAATTTCTTCTAAAGAGGCAATCGAAATGGTAGTGAGAAATGGGGAAAAGGAAAACTTTAAGCCCGTTCTTGTTCTGGATAAAAAGAAATTAAATGAAAATGGCGAATTGACCGCTCCTATTAAAAAAGGAGAAAAAATCGGCTACTTAACGATTGAGTCCAAAGAAGACGGCAAGCTTGAGTTCTTGTCCGATAAAGGAAAAGGCAATATCCAAGTGGATGTTGTAGCCGCTGAAAGTGTTGAAAAAGCCAACTGGTTCGTGCTGACTATGCGCAGCATCGGCGGTTTCTTCGGAGATGTTTGGGGAAGTGTTTCCTCCACTGTAAAAGGTTGGTTTTAA
- a CDS encoding deoxynucleoside kinase: MNLRQKYEIPSNAVITIAGTVGVGKSTMTNALADALGFRTSFEKVDTNPYLDKFYADFNRWSFHLQVYFLAERFKDQKRIFEYGGGFVQDRSIYEDTGIFAKMHYEKGTMSKVDYETYTSLFDAMVMTPYFPHPDLLIYLEGSLDDILSRIQERGRPMEQQTPISYWEEMHQRYENWINSFNACPVLRLNINDYDIIQNEQSIEPIVERISYFLRQTQLLKK; this comes from the coding sequence ATGAATCTAAGGCAGAAATACGAGATTCCTTCGAACGCAGTGATAACGATTGCCGGAACCGTCGGAGTCGGAAAATCAACGATGACCAATGCGCTTGCGGACGCACTGGGGTTCCGAACCTCTTTCGAAAAGGTTGATACGAACCCTTACCTGGATAAATTCTATGCAGATTTCAACCGCTGGAGCTTCCACCTGCAGGTATATTTCCTGGCGGAACGGTTCAAGGATCAGAAACGCATCTTCGAATATGGCGGCGGCTTTGTTCAGGATCGATCCATTTATGAAGACACAGGCATTTTTGCGAAAATGCATTATGAAAAAGGCACCATGTCCAAGGTAGATTACGAAACTTACACCAGCTTATTTGATGCGATGGTGATGACACCATACTTCCCGCACCCTGATCTGCTTATTTATCTTGAAGGATCGCTTGATGACATTCTTTCCCGCATCCAGGAGCGCGGCCGTCCGATGGAGCAGCAGACGCCTATTTCCTACTGGGAAGAAATGCACCAGCGCTACGAAAATTGGATTAACAGCTTTAACGCATGCCCGGTCCTGCGCCTGAATATCAATGACTATGACATCATTCAGAATGAGCAGTCCATTGAGCCGATTGTGGAACGCATTTCATATTTTTTAAGACAAACTCAATTATTAAAAAAATAA
- a CDS encoding isochorismatase family cysteine hydrolase produces the protein MKNPQTYKPALIIIDMINDFNFHHGKILAEKALNIAKPINELKTAFHEQDLPVIYVNDHYNLWQADLDTILNHCRNPVSAPILLEMHLSPDDYFLIKPKHSAFYGTALNTLLHQLGVNMLVITGIAGNICVLFSANDAYMREYHLHIPHDCTASNDDHDNENALKMAENVLKANISSFSENNYNISSMFPS, from the coding sequence ATGAAAAATCCGCAAACCTATAAACCGGCTCTTATCATTATTGACATGATTAACGACTTTAATTTTCACCATGGAAAGATCCTTGCTGAAAAAGCATTAAATATCGCAAAACCCATCAATGAATTAAAGACTGCTTTTCATGAGCAGGATCTCCCGGTCATTTATGTGAATGATCATTATAATCTCTGGCAGGCTGATCTGGATACGATTTTAAATCATTGCCGCAATCCTGTCAGTGCGCCTATCCTTCTTGAGATGCACCTGTCACCGGATGATTATTTTTTAATAAAACCAAAGCATTCCGCTTTTTATGGCACTGCCTTAAATACCCTTTTGCACCAGCTGGGCGTCAATATGCTTGTCATAACTGGAATCGCCGGCAATATCTGTGTCCTATTTTCGGCCAATGATGCCTATATGAGAGAATATCATTTACATATACCGCATGACTGCACCGCTTCTAATGATGATCACGATAATGAAAATGCTTTAAAAATGGCGGAAAACGTATTAAAGGCCAATATATCTTCTTTCTCTGAAAACAATTATAACATTTCTTCTATGTTTCCTTCATAA
- a CDS encoding deoxynucleoside kinase, which produces MGGIPFITVEGPIGVGKTSLAKAISEKFQYALLKEIVDENPFLGKFYENIEEWSFQTEMFFLCNRYKQLVDINNHYLAQNKPVVADYHIFKNLIFAQRTLNQNEYQKYLKIYDILTGDMPKPNVIIYLNASLETLLDRIELRGREIEKNISPLYLEQLSLDYETAMNEFERQHPDIPVIRFNGDQLDFVKNEADLMHIFDTLSISLKKRSIHL; this is translated from the coding sequence ATGGGGGGAATACCTTTTATTACAGTAGAAGGGCCGATTGGCGTTGGGAAAACATCTCTCGCTAAAGCGATTTCTGAGAAATTTCAGTACGCACTGTTAAAAGAAATTGTTGATGAAAATCCTTTTTTGGGTAAATTCTATGAAAACATTGAAGAATGGAGCTTTCAGACTGAAATGTTTTTCCTCTGCAACCGCTACAAACAGCTGGTTGATATCAACAATCACTACTTAGCTCAAAATAAGCCTGTTGTGGCTGATTATCATATATTCAAGAATCTGATTTTCGCCCAGCGCACATTAAATCAGAATGAATATCAGAAGTATTTGAAGATCTATGACATTCTGACGGGTGATATGCCAAAGCCAAATGTCATTATCTATCTCAATGCAAGCCTCGAAACACTGCTCGACCGAATCGAGCTGCGGGGCCGTGAAATTGAAAAGAATATCAGTCCATTATATCTCGAGCAATTATCCCTTGATTATGAAACGGCTATGAATGAGTTCGAAAGGCAGCATCCGGATATTCCAGTGATCCGTTTCAATGGAGATCAGCTGGATTTTGTGAAAAACGAAGCAGACTTAATGCATATATTCGATACATTGTCGATATCATTAAAAAAGAGGAGCATACACTTATGA
- the pdxT gene encoding pyridoxal 5'-phosphate synthase glutaminase subunit PdxT, whose product MIKVGVLGLQGAVREHVLSVEACGAVAVVIKRKEQLDEVDGLILPGGESTTMRRLIDKYDFMDSLKEFAQSGKPMFGTCAGLILLASNIIGYDEPHIGVMDVHVERNSFGRQRESFEADLDIAGVAEDFAAVFIRAPHIVEAGENVEILAKHNGRIVAAREGRFLGCSFHPELTDDHRLTGYFVEMVKDSKQLTI is encoded by the coding sequence ATGATAAAGGTTGGAGTATTAGGGCTGCAGGGCGCGGTCAGAGAGCATGTTCTTTCTGTAGAAGCATGCGGCGCAGTAGCTGTAGTCATCAAACGCAAAGAGCAGCTCGATGAGGTGGACGGGCTTATCTTGCCGGGCGGCGAAAGCACGACCATGAGACGCTTGATTGATAAATATGATTTTATGGACAGCCTTAAGGAGTTTGCGCAATCAGGAAAGCCGATGTTCGGGACATGTGCAGGATTAATTCTCCTTGCAAGTAATATCATTGGCTATGATGAGCCGCATATCGGTGTGATGGATGTCCATGTGGAAAGAAATTCATTCGGACGCCAGCGCGAAAGCTTCGAGGCGGATCTTGATATTGCCGGAGTGGCAGAAGATTTTGCGGCTGTATTCATTCGGGCACCGCATATTGTGGAGGCTGGCGAGAATGTTGAAATCCTGGCCAAGCACAACGGCCGGATTGTGGCTGCGCGCGAAGGCAGATTCCTCGGATGCTCATTCCATCCGGAACTAACGGATGACCATCGCCTGACAGGCTATTTCGTTGAAATGGTCAAAGATTCCAAGCAATTAACAATTTGA
- a CDS encoding YaaC family protein → MIHSFDLKNSFLYFFSANTSQEFLKKCYQNQNLDHAEQKSYENSYPFIYYLEHGQVYYEQAEKAPLVIKPILFFYGLVHLVKACILTVDPNYPETTSVLAHGVSTRKRKKQQYNFFQDEVKFQKSGLFPYMGEKLFHMKHLEGEKTTMGELFGQIPELNYLYSQTEGRTTFLEAELEKDVFILPNIILDRFHMTESRFVEYLQSKSDFNISFQESADSQLKFFTKNLNTYNFKPLRYSPDTGKFFFPLAKDGLIDFPELLIHFLLLYNLSMIARYETEWWSELIKMMPNKDYPFIQTFLQITSAKGPYLIYQYLADKKY, encoded by the coding sequence GTGATACATTCATTTGACCTTAAAAACTCCTTTTTATACTTCTTTTCTGCGAACACGTCGCAGGAATTTTTAAAGAAATGCTACCAAAATCAAAACCTGGATCATGCTGAACAAAAGAGCTATGAAAACAGTTACCCTTTTATATACTATCTAGAACACGGACAAGTATACTACGAGCAGGCAGAGAAGGCGCCATTGGTTATCAAGCCGATTCTCTTTTTTTATGGACTTGTTCACCTTGTGAAGGCCTGCATACTGACAGTGGATCCTAATTATCCGGAGACCACTTCTGTTTTGGCACATGGTGTTTCCACCAGAAAAAGAAAAAAGCAGCAATACAATTTTTTTCAGGACGAAGTGAAATTTCAAAAAAGCGGGCTTTTCCCTTATATGGGAGAAAAATTGTTCCACATGAAACATTTGGAAGGCGAAAAAACAACAATGGGGGAGTTATTTGGGCAGATTCCAGAGCTTAATTATTTGTACAGCCAGACAGAGGGCCGAACTACTTTTCTCGAAGCAGAGCTGGAAAAGGATGTATTCATTTTGCCAAATATAATCCTTGATCGCTTTCATATGACCGAGTCCCGCTTTGTTGAATATCTGCAGTCAAAATCAGACTTTAATATAAGTTTTCAGGAATCAGCGGATTCACAACTTAAATTTTTTACAAAAAACCTGAATACATATAATTTCAAGCCGTTAAGATATAGCCCTGATACTGGAAAGTTTTTCTTCCCGCTGGCTAAAGACGGCCTGATTGATTTTCCTGAACTTCTTATTCATTTCCTGCTGCTGTATAACTTAAGCATGATTGCCCGCTATGAAACAGAATGGTGGAGCGAACTCATCAAAATGATGCCGAATAAAGACTATCCTTTTATTCAAACATTTCTTCAAATTACTTCTGCAAAGGGACCATATTTGATTTATCAGTATTTGGCTGATAAGAAATATTAA